DNA sequence from the Streptomyces sp. NBC_01497 genome:
GGCCAGCAGTTGCCGGGGCCCGTCGGCGACCAAGTCCACCCACTCCCGCGCGCCGGGCAGCGTGCCCACGGCCTCCAGGATGTGGTTGGCAGCGTGGACGCGCTCATCCTCGGGCAGTCGGTGGAGCACGTCGCGTACAGTCGCCGCCACGTGACGAGCCAACACCTGGGACGTCGACTCAGCCCCTACGGTGCGCTCAATGGCGCGCAGTTCAGAGCCTTCTAGGTCCGCCAAGCGCTGCTGGAGCCGCAGAGTGATCAGTTGCTCGTACAGGCCTATGGCCGGAGCGTCGTCCCGTGCATCGATCATCCTGCGTCCCCCTCATCAGTGCTGCCTAGCGTCGCCTCCGCATTTCTAGCAGCCGGCACTGACATGACACGTGCGATGAGAGCTTGAGGGCGCGTCAGCACTCCGATTCGGGTCTTTCAGTGTTCCATCTTTGAAGGCCACGAGGTTGAGGGCGAACTCGACATCCGTGGTGCCGAACGGTGCCATCCGCGGCACGCGTTGCCTTGGTTCCTGATCTCGCCGGTCGACGGCGCCACCGGTGCGGACGCGCGTCGGCACATGGGCGCGCGGCCGCCGTGACCCTCGTCCGCCGCCGGCTCCGCCGTGGACGGAGCCGGCGGTGGCCCAAGTGCCCGGCCGCGACGCCCCGATCGGCGGGGAGCCGTCAACCCGCCCCGTGGCACTGCCGATACGGCTCGCCCGAGCCGCACCAGCAGGTGGCGTTCCGCGGCGGGGGCCAGGGGGTGGCGCGGCCTCGGGCCGCCAGGGTGGTGGCGTACAGGGGGAGCAGCGACGTCGTGGTCGGGGGCTGGGCCTCGGAGGCGGCGAAGGCCTCGTAGGAGGGGACGGTGCCGGTGACGATGCCCAGGTTGGGGGTGCCCGCCGCGGCGAGTTCGCGCAGGGCGGTCTCGACGCGGGCCAGGTGGGCCTCGTGCGAGGGGTACTCCTCGGCGAGCGGCGGGTATGCGGCGATCAGTTCGGCGAGTTCTCCCTCGGGCCAGTGCAGGACGGCGACGGGGAAGGGGCGGGACAGGGCGGTGCGGAACGAGCCGAGTTCGGCGCGCAGCCGGTTGATCTCCGCCTGGAGCTCGTCGGGGTTGTCCGAGCCGAGGGCCCACAGGCGCTTGGGGTCGTGGAGCTCGTCGAGCGGTACGGACGCCGGGTTGACCTGGTCGGCGAGGGTGTCCCAGGCATCGTGGGGCAGGCCCAGCAGGCGGCGGGTGCGGTGGCGGCCGATGAGGAGGGCGTGGGTCGCGTAGGGGACTTCCTCGCCGGGGGTGAGCAGCAGGTTCAGGGCGGCGGTGAACGCGTCGTGGGCGGCTTCCGGCTCGTCGTGCCGTTCCAGGGTCTCCGCGACGATCTCCCAGGGCGCCGGCTCCATCGGCGCCGCCAGCCGTACGCCGTCGATGATCGCGCGGGCTTCCGCTTCGTGGCCGAACTCCCACAGGTTGGCCGCCTTGAGCGCCTTCACGAGCTGCGGGTGCTCGGCGCTCGGGCGGTCCCCTCCCGGGGACAGGAGCTGGTCGTAGAGCCCGGAGGCCCGGTCTCTGGCGCCGGCCAGTTCGAGGTGGGCCGCCGCCTGGAGAAGCAGGGGCTCTTGGTCCTCCGGATACCGGGCCGCGGTGCGCAGCAGGCGCTCGGCTTCCGTGGTGTGGTCGGCAGGCATATCGGGGCGCATGGCCTCACCGTACTGCGGCAGCCCGGCTCCGGCGTGGGAGGAGGGGGTGAGGTGTGGGGGTCCTTTGTGTACGCTCCGGCGGTCGGCCCCGCGCGCGCCCTCGGGCGCCTCCGTACGCCCGCGTACGGACGGCTCGCGGCGGGGCGGGGAATCGCCCCCGCGCTGCGCGACGGAGGCCGCGGAACGGTCCTCGGTGGCGCGCGGCGGAGGCGCGGGAACCGCTCTCGGCGGGGGATCAGGACAGCCGGTGACGGCTCAGGGAGAGGCAACGGGACGTCCCGCGCGTGCCGTGCCACGGACAGGTGGTGCCGGCTTGTGCCGGGGCGAGCGGGGACCGTGGCGGGGGCGCGTGGCGCCGCGTGGCTTAGGGTCCTTGCGTGTTTCGACAACGGCCGCACCTGCTCTGGCTTCTCGTGCCCCTCGTCCTCTTCCTGGTCGCCCCGCCCTGGGTGAACCGGATCGACCCCGTTGTCGCGGGCCTGCCCTTCCTCTCGTTCTGGCTCCTGGCGTCGGTTCTCGTCACGCCGTTCGCGATCTGGGCCGCCTACCGCGGGGACCGGCGGCTCCTCGCCCGGCGGGCGCGGGAGGAGCGGTGAACGCGACCGTCGCGACGTCCGTGTTCGGGGCCTTCATGGCGCTGACCGTCGCCCTCGGGCTGCTCGCGGTGCGCGGTCGTGGCGGCGGGGGCGGCGGCATCACCGAGTGGTCCGTGGGCGGCCGGAGTCTCGGGACCGTGTTCATCTGGGTCCTGATGGCGGGGGAGGGCTACACCAGCTTCAGCTACCTCGGCGGTGCGGGCTGGGGCTACGACTTCGGGGCGCCGGTCCTGTACGTCGTCGCGTACATGTCGTGCGGTTACGCCGTCGGCTATGTGGTGGGGCCGATGCTCTGGTCGTACGCGCGCCGGCACGGTCTCGTCGGGATCACGGACATGATCGCCCACCGGTACGGCAAGCCCTGGGTGGGCGCCCTGACGGCGGTGCTGGCGACGGTGTTCCTGCTGCCGTACATCCAGCTGCAGATCACCGGCATGGGCGTGGTCGTGTCGACCATCTCGTACGGCACCATCAGTCTCGACTGGGCGTACTTCCTCGGCTTCGCCGTCACCACCGCCTTCGTCGTGGTCAGCGGGCTGCGTGGCAGCGCCTGGGTGTCGGTCCTGAAGGACGCCCTGGTGATCGGGACGCTCGTCTTCCTCATCGCGTACGTGCCGCTGCACTACTTCCACGGGTACGGCCACTTCCTGCACCGGGTCGTGCACGAGCGGTCCGCCTGGCTGACCCTGCCGGGCCATGGGCACAGCTCGATGGGGACGGCCTGGTTCATCACGACGTCGCTCATGAACGCGGTGACCGTGGTGATCTTCCCGACGACCGTCGCCGGCTATCTCGGCGCGCGCAGTGCCGACACGCTGCGGCGGAACGCCGTGTTCCTGCCCGCGTACAACGTGCTGCTGTTCGTACCGATGCTGCTCGGGCTCGCGGCCACCTTCGTGGTGCCCGGCCTCGTCGGCTCCGAGTCGAACCTCGCGCTGTTCAAACTCGTCGTGGACGCCCTGCCGGCCTGGGCCGTGGGGGTGGTCGGGGTGGCCGCGGCGCTTTCCTCGATCGTTCCCATGGCGGTGTTCATGCTGGTCATCGGCACGATGTGGGGACGCAGCGTGCTGACGCTCGTGCCCCGGCTGCGCGGCGAGGCACGGCAGAAGACCGCGGCGCAGGCCGTCGTGGTGGTCGCCGGCGGGC
Encoded proteins:
- a CDS encoding SEC-C metal-binding domain-containing protein; the encoded protein is MRPDMPADHTTEAERLLRTAARYPEDQEPLLLQAAAHLELAGARDRASGLYDQLLSPGGDRPSAEHPQLVKALKAANLWEFGHEAEARAIIDGVRLAAPMEPAPWEIVAETLERHDEPEAAHDAFTAALNLLLTPGEEVPYATHALLIGRHRTRRLLGLPHDAWDTLADQVNPASVPLDELHDPKRLWALGSDNPDELQAEINRLRAELGSFRTALSRPFPVAVLHWPEGELAELIAAYPPLAEEYPSHEAHLARVETALRELAAAGTPNLGIVTGTVPSYEAFAASEAQPPTTTSLLPLYATTLAARGRATPWPPPRNATCWCGSGEPYRQCHGAG
- a CDS encoding DUF3311 domain-containing protein, coding for MFRQRPHLLWLLVPLVLFLVAPPWVNRIDPVVAGLPFLSFWLLASVLVTPFAIWAAYRGDRRLLARRAREER
- a CDS encoding sodium:solute symporter family protein, producing the protein MNATVATSVFGAFMALTVALGLLAVRGRGGGGGGITEWSVGGRSLGTVFIWVLMAGEGYTSFSYLGGAGWGYDFGAPVLYVVAYMSCGYAVGYVVGPMLWSYARRHGLVGITDMIAHRYGKPWVGALTAVLATVFLLPYIQLQITGMGVVVSTISYGTISLDWAYFLGFAVTTAFVVVSGLRGSAWVSVLKDALVIGTLVFLIAYVPLHYFHGYGHFLHRVVHERSAWLTLPGHGHSSMGTAWFITTSLMNAVTVVIFPTTVAGYLGARSADTLRRNAVFLPAYNVLLFVPMLLGLAATFVVPGLVGSESNLALFKLVVDALPAWAVGVVGVAAALSSIVPMAVFMLVIGTMWGRSVLTLVPRLRGEARQKTAAQAVVVVAGGLALVLTYAAPNTLVRLSLISYEGMAQLLPMVLLGLVWRRLTLAAGLSGLVVGVGLVCGLVFGGHDPVWGVNAGIVALVANLLVALAVTYAGIGAVSARADTRPDHEVLAGDGLRDEAASV